Proteins encoded in a region of the Globicephala melas chromosome 1, mGloMel1.2, whole genome shotgun sequence genome:
- the CHD5 gene encoding chromodomain-helicase-DNA-binding protein 5 isoform X2, which translates to MRGPLGTEEELPRLFADEMENEDEMSEEEDGGLEGFDDFFPEEPVSLPKKKKSKKLKDNRSKGTRKKKEGSNDELSENEEDLEEKSDSEGSDYSPNKKKKKKLKDKKEKKAKRKKKDDDEDDNDDGCLKEPKSSGQLMAEWGLDDVDYPFSEADYHTLTNYKAFSQFLRPLIAKKNPKIPMSKMMTVLGAKWREFSANNPFKGSSAAAAAAAVAAAVETVTIAPPLAISPQQAPQPVPVRKAKTKEGKGPGVRKKIKGSKDVKKKGKGRKVAGLKFRFGGVGSKRKKGSSSEEEQREGSDLDSASIHSASVRSECSALMGRKSKRRRQKKRIDDGDGYETDHQDYCEVCQQGGEIILCDTCPRAYHLVCLDPELEKAPEGKWSCPHCEKEGIQWEPKDDDDEEEEGGCEEEEDDHMEFCRVCKDGGELLCCDACPSSYHLHCLNPPLPEIPNGEWLCPRCTCPPLKGKVQRILHWRWTEPPAPFMVGLPGSDVEPGVPPPKPLEGIPEREFFVKWAGLSYWHCSWVKELQLELYHTVMYRNYQRKNDMDEPPPFDYGSGDEDGKSEKRKNKDPLYAKMEERFYRYGIKPEWMMVHRILNHSFDKKGDVHYLIKWKDLPYDQCTWEIDDIDIPYYDNLKQAYWGHRELMLGEDARLPKRLVKKGKKLKDDKQEKPPDTPIVDPTVKFDKQPWYIDSTGGTLHPYQLEGLNWLRFSWAQGTDTILADEMGLGKTVQTIVFLYSLYKEGHSKGPYLVSAPLSTIINWEREFEMWAPDFYVVTYTGDKESRSVIRENEFSFEDNAIRSGKKVFRMKKEVQIKFHVLLTSYELITIDQAILGSIEWACLVVDEAHRLKNNQSKFFRVLNSYKIDYKLLLTGTPLQNNLEELFHLLNFLTPERFNNLEGFLEEFADISKEDQIKKLHDLLGPHMLRRLKADVFKNMPAKTELIVRVELSQMQKKYYKFILTRNFEALNSKGGGNQVSLLNIMMDLKKCCNHPYLFPVAAVEAPVLPNGSYDGSSLVKSSGKLMLLQKMLKKLRDEGHRVLIFSQMTKMLDLLEDFLEYEGYKYERIDGGITGGLRQEAIDRFNAPGAQQFCFLLSTRAGGLGINLATADTVIIYDSDWNPHNDIQAFSRAHRIGQNKKVMIYRFVTRASVEERITQVAKRKMMLTHLVVRPGLGSKSGSMTKQELDDILKFGTEELFKDDVEGMMSQGQRPVTPIPDVQSSKGGALAASAKKKHGSTPPGDSKDVEDSSVIHYDDAAISKLLDRNQDATDDTELQNMNEYLSSFKVAQYVVREEDGVEEVEREIIKQEENVDPDYWEKLLRHHYEQQQEDLARNLGKGKRVRKQVNYNDASQEDQEWQDELSDNQSEYSIGSEDEDEDFEERPEGQSGRRQSRRQLKSDRDKPLPPLLARVGGNIEVLGFNARQRKAFLNAIMRWGMPPQDAFNSHWLVRDLRGKSEKEFRAYVSLFMRHLCEPGADGAETFADGVPREGLSRQHVLTRIGVMSLVRKKVQEFEHVNGKYSTPDLLPEGPEGKKPGEVISSDPNTPVPASPAHLLPAPLGLPDKMEAQLGYLEEKELGAQKPKKPPEIQALPTALDRAEGEDKHESSDGKERAREDRPEEMEKAQPSPEQLLKEEVLAEKEKILDKLELSLTHSRGDGSDFRPDDTKAEEKEPIETQQNGDKEEDEEGKREDKIGKFKFMFNIADGGFTELHTLWQNEERAAVSSGKIYDIWHRRHDYWLLAGIVTHGYARWQDIQNDPRYMILNEPFKSEIHKGNYLEMKNKFLARRFKLLEQALVIEEQLRRAAYLNMTQDPNHPAMALNARLAEVECLAESHQHLSKESLAGNKPANAVLHKVLNQLEELLSDMKADVTRLPSMLSRIPPVAARLQMSERSILSRLTNRAGDPTIQQISSRPRDFPLLPGSFPVEPRLPGPLPDPRRREKLPPF; encoded by the exons GGGAGCAATGATGAGCTGTCGGAAAATGAAGAGGATCTGGAAGAGAAGTCGGACAGTGAGGGCAGCGACTACTCcccaaataaaaagaagaagaaaaaactcaaggacaagaaggagaaaaaagccaagcgaaaaaagaaagatgatgatGAGGACGACAACGATGACGGATGCCTCAAG GAGCCCAAGTCCTCGGGGCAGCTCATGGCCGAGTGGGGCCTGGATGACGTGGACTACCCGTTCTCGGAGGCCGACTATCACACGCTGACCAACTACAAAGCCTTCAGCCAGTTCCTCAG GCCACTCATCGCCAAGAAGAACCCGAAGATCCCCATGTCCAAAATGATGACCGTCCTGGGCGCCAAGTGGCGAGAGTTCAGCGCCAACAACCCCTTTAAGGGCAGCTCGGCGGCGGCAGCCGCAGCAGCGGTGGCCGCGGCCGTGGAGACGGTCACCATCGCGCCTCCGCTGGCCATCAGCCCCCAGCAGGCACCCCAGCCTGTGCCCGTCCGCAAGGCCAAGACCAAGGAGGGCAAGG GGCCTGGAGTGAGGAAGAAGATCAAAGGCtccaaggatgtgaagaaaaaggGCAAAGGGAGAAAGGTGGCCGGGCTCAAGTTCCGCTTCGGAGGGGTTGGCAGCAAGAGGAAGAAAGGCTCCTCG AGTGAGGAGGAGCAGCGGGAGGGGTCGGACTTGGACAGTGCCAGCATCCACAGCGCCTCCGTGCGCTCGGAGTGTTCTGCCCTGATGGGGAGGAAGAGCAAGAGGAGGCGCCAGAAGAAGAGAA TTGATGACGGTGATGGCTATGAGACGGACCACCAGGACTACTGTGAGGTGTGCCAGCAGGGTGGGGAGATCATCCTGTGCGACACCTGCCCGAGGGCCTACCACCTCGTCTGCCTGGACCCAGAGCTGGAGAAAGCTCCGGAGGGCAAGTGGAGCTGTCCCCACTGT GAGAAGGAGGGGATCCAGTGGGAGCCGAAGGACGACGAcgacgaggaggaggagggcggctgcgaggaggaggaggacgaccACATGGAGTTCTGCCGCGTGTGCAAGGACGGCGGCGAGCTGCTCTGCTGCGACGCCTGCCCCTCCTCCTACCACCTGCACTGCCTCAACCCGCCGCTGCCCGAGATCCCAAACGGTGAATGGCTCTGCCCGCGCTGTACT TGTCCCCCGCTGAAGGGCAAAGTCCAGCGGATCCTGCATTGGAGGTGGAcagagcccccagcccccttCATGGTGGGGCTGCCGGGGTCCGACGTAGAGCCTGGCGTTCCACCACCCAAGCCCCTAGAGGGCATCCCGGAGAGAGAGTTTTTTGTCAAGTGGGCTGGGCTCTCCTACTGGCACTGCTCCTGGGtgaaggagctgcag CTGGAGCTCTACCACACGGTGATGTATCGCAACTACCAAAGAAAGAACGACATGGACGAGCCACCGCCCTTTGACTATGGCTCTGGCGATGAGGATGGCAAGAGcgagaaaaggaagaacaaagaccCCCTCTATGCCAAGATGGAGGAGCGCTTCTACCGCTACGGCATCAAGCCCGAGTGGATGATGGTCCACCGCATCCTGAACCACAG CTTCGACAAAAAGGGGGATGTGCATTACCTGATCAAGTGGAAGGACCTGCCCTACGACCAGTGCACCTGGGAGATTGACGACATTGACATCCCCTACTACGACAACCTGAAGCAGGCCTACTGGGGCCACAG GGAATTGATGCTGGGGGAGGACGCCAGGCTGCCCAAGAGGCTGGTCAAGAAGGGCAAGAAGCTGAAGGACGACAAACAGGAGAAGCCCCCGGACACGCCCATTGTGGAT CCCACGGTCAAGTTTGACAAGCAGCCGTGGTACATCGACTCCACGGGCGGCACACTGCACCCGTACCAGCTGGAGGGCCTTAACTGGCTGCGCTTTTCCTGGGCCCAGGGCACCGACACCATCCTGGCCGATGAGATGGGTCTGGGCAAGACAGTGCAGACCATCGTCTTCCTCTACTCCCTGTACAAGGAG GGCCACTCCAAGGGGCCCTACCTGGTCAGTGCGCCCCTGTCCACCATCATCAACTGGGAACGTGAGTTTGAGATGTGGGCGCCCGACTTCTACGTGGTCACCTACACGGGGGACAAGGAGAGCCGCTCTGTGATCCGGGAGAACGAGTTTTCGTTTGAGGACAATGCCATTCGGAGTGGGAAGAAGGTGTTCCGGATGAAG aaAGAAGTGCAGATCAAATTCCATGTCCTGCTCACCTCCTACGAGCTCATCACCATCGACCAGGCCATCCTGGGCTCCATTGAGTGGGCCTGCCTCGTGGTGGATGAGGCCCACCGGCTCAAGAACAACCAGTCCAAG TTCTTTAGGGTCCTGAACAGCTACAAGATCGATTACAAGCTGCTGCTGACGGGGACCCCCCTTCAGAACAACCTGGAGGAGCTCTTCCACCTGCTCAATTTCCTGACTCCAGAGAGGTTCAA CAacctggagggcttcctggaggagtttGCCGACATCTCCAAGGAAGACCAGATCAAGAAGCTGCATGACCTGCTGGGGCCGCACATGCTAAGGCGGCTCAAGGCTGATGTGTTCAAGAACATGCCGGCCAAGACTGAGCTGATCGTCCGCGTGGAACTGAGCCAGATGCAGAA GAAGTACTACAAGTTCATCCTCACGCGGAACTTCGAGGCGCTGAACTCCAAGGGGGGTGGGAACCAGGTGTCGCTGCTCAACATCATGATGGACCTGAAGAAGTGTTGCAACCACCCTTACCTCTTCCCAGTGGCCGCTGTG GAGGCCCCTGTCCTGCCCAATGGCTCCTATGATGGCAGCTCTCTGGTCAAGTCTTCAGGGAAGCTCATGTTGCTGCAGAAGATGCTCAAGAAACTTCGGGACGAAGGGCACCGTGTACTTATCTTCTCCCAG ATGACCAAGATGCTGGACCTcctggaggacttcctggagTATGAGGGCTACAAATATGAGCGGATTGATGGTGGCATCACCGGGGGCCTCCGGCAAGAGGCGATTGACAGATTCAACG CCCCTGGGGCCCAGCAGTTCTGCTTCCTCCTCTCGACCCGGGCAGGTGGTCTGGGCATCAACCTGGCCACGGCGGACACGGTCATCATCTACGACTCAGACTGGAACCCGCACAACGACATCCAG GCCTTCAGTCGCGCCCACCGCATCGGGCAGAACAAGAAGGTGATGATCTACCGCTTCGTGACGCGGGCCTCGGTGGAGGAGCGTATCACGCAGGTGGCCAAGCGCAAGATGATGCTAACCCATCTGGTGGTGCGGCCTGGCCTGGGCTCCAAGTCCGGCTCCATGACCAAGCAGGAGCTGGACGACATCCTCAAGTTCGGCACAGAGGAGCTCTTCAAGGACGACGTGGAGG GCATGATGTCTCAGGGCCAGAGGCCCGTCACGCCCATCCCTGACGTCCAGTCCTCCAAAGGGGGAGCCCTGGCCGCCAGCGCGAAGAAAAAGCACGGCAGCACCCCGCCAG GTGACAGCAAGGACGTGGAGGACAGCAGTGTGATCCACTATGATGATGCGGCCATCTCCAAGCTACTGGACCGCAACCAAGACGCCACGGACGACACGGAGCTGCAGAACATGAACGAATACCTGAGCTCCTTCAAGGTGGCGCAGTACGTCGTGCGCGAGGAGGACGGCGTG GAGGAGGTGGAGCGGGAGATCATCAAGCAGGAGGAGAACGTGGACCCCGACTACTGGGAGAAGCTGCTCCGGCACCACTACGAGCAGCAGCAGGAGGACCTGGCCCGCAACCTGGGCAAAGGCAAGCGCGTCCGCAAGCAGGTCAACTACAACGACGCCTCCCAGGAGGACCAGG AGTGGCAGGACGAGCTCTCAGACAACCAGTCCGAATACTCCATTGGATCCGAGGATGAGGACGAGGACTTTGAAGAAAGGCCGGAAGGGCAGA GTGGACGGCGACAATCCAGGAGGCAGCTGAAGAGCGACAGGGACAAGCCCCTGCCCCCGCTTCTCGCCCGGGTTGGCGGCAACATTGAG GTGCTGGGCTTCAACGCCCGACAGCGGAAGGCCTTTTTGAACGCCATCATGCGCTGGGGCATGCCCCCCCAGGACGCCTTCAACTCCCACTGGCTGGTGCGGGACCTTCGCGGGAAGAGTGAGAAGGAGTTTAG agcctaTGTGTCCCTCTTCATGCGGCACCTGTGTGAGCCGGGGGCTGACGGCGCGGAGACCTTCGCAGACGGTGTGCCCCGCGAGGGCCTCTCCAGGCAGCACGTGCTCACGCGCATCGGGGTCATGTCACTAGTTAGGAAGAAG gtTCAGGAGTTTGAGCACGTCAATGGGAAGTACAGCACCCCGGATTTGCTCCCTGAGGGGCCCGAGGGCAAGAAGCCAGGCGAGGTCATCTCCTCGGATCCCAACACACCGGTGCccgccagccctgcccaccttcTGCCTGCCCCGCTGGGCCTGCCAG ACAAAATGGAAGCCCAGCTGGGCTACTTGGAAGAAAAGGAGCTGGGGGCGCAGAAGCCAAAGAAGCCCCCAGAAATCCAG GCCCTGCCAACTGCCCTGGACAGAGCGGAGGGTGAGGACAAGCATGAGAGCTCGGATGGCAAGGAGAGGGCCCGAGAGGATCGACCGGAGGAGATGGAGAAGGCCCAGCCCTCCCCAGAGCAGCTGCTGAAAG AAGAAGTGCTTGCTGAGAAGGAGAAGATTCTGGACAAGTTGGAGCTGAGCTTGACTCACAGCAGAGGCGATGGCAGTGATTTCAGGCCAG ATGACACCAAAGCCGAGGAGAAGGAGCCCATTGAAACACAGCAAAATGGTGACAAAGAGGAAGatgaggaggggaagagggaggacaAGATCGGGAAGTTCAAGTTCATGTTCAACATTGCAGACGGGGGCTTCACAG AGCTACACACACTGTGGCAGAACGAGGAACGTGCTGCTGTGTCCTCGGGGAAAATCTACGACATCTGGCACCGGCGCCATGACTACTGGCTGCTGGCGGGCATCGTGAC GCACGGCTATGCCCGTTGGCAGGACATCCAGAACGACCCGAGATACATGATCCTCAACGAGCCCTTCAAGTCCGAGATCCACAAGGGCAACTACCTGGAGATGAAGAACAAGTTCCTGGCGCGCAGGTTCAAG ctgctGGAGCAGGCGCTGGTCATCGAGGAGCAACTCCGGAGGGCCGCGTACCTCAACATGACCCAGGACCCCAACCACCCCGCCATGGCCCTCAATGCCCGCCTGGCCGAGGTGGAGTGCCTTGCCGAGAGCCACCAGCACCTGTCCAAGGAGTCCCTCGCCGGGAACAAGCCTGCCAATGCCGTCCTGCACAAGG tccTGAACCAGCTGGAGGAGCTGCTGAGCGACATGAAGGCGGATGTGACGCGCCTGCCCTCCATGCTGTCCCGCATCCCCCCGGTGGCTGCCCGTCTCCAGATGTCAGAGCGCAGCATCCTGAGCCGCCTGACCAACCGAGCCGGGGACCCCACCATTCAGCAG ATATCTAGCCGTCCCCGAGATTTCCCTCTGCTGCCGGGCTCGTTTCCAGTGGAG CCGCGCCTGCCGGGCCCCCTGCCCGACCCCCGCAGGAGAGAAAAGCTGCCACCTTTCTAG
- the CHD5 gene encoding chromodomain-helicase-DNA-binding protein 5 isoform X3 — MAMRRTTRTTVRCASRVGRSSCATPARGPTTSSAWTQSWRKLRRASGAVPTVRRRGSSGSRRTTTTRRRRAAARRRRTTTWSSAACARTAASCSAATPAPPPTTCTASTRRCPRSQTCPPLKGKVQRILHWRWTEPPAPFMVGLPGSDVEPGVPPPKPLEGIPEREFFVKWAGLSYWHCSWVKELQLELYHTVMYRNYQRKNDMDEPPPFDYGSGDEDGKSEKRKNKDPLYAKMEERFYRYGIKPEWMMVHRILNHSFDKKGDVHYLIKWKDLPYDQCTWEIDDIDIPYYDNLKQAYWGHRELMLGEDARLPKRLVKKGKKLKDDKQEKPPDTPIVDPTVKFDKQPWYIDSTGGTLHPYQLEGLNWLRFSWAQGTDTILADEMGLGKTVQTIVFLYSLYKEGHSKGPYLVSAPLSTIINWEREFEMWAPDFYVVTYTGDKESRSVIRENEFSFEDNAIRSGKKVFRMKKEVQIKFHVLLTSYELITIDQAILGSIEWACLVVDEAHRLKNNQSKFFRVLNSYKIDYKLLLTGTPLQNNLEELFHLLNFLTPERFNNLEGFLEEFADISKEDQIKKLHDLLGPHMLRRLKADVFKNMPAKTELIVRVELSQMQKKYYKFILTRNFEALNSKGGGNQVSLLNIMMDLKKCCNHPYLFPVAAVEAPVLPNGSYDGSSLVKSSGKLMLLQKMLKKLRDEGHRVLIFSQMTKMLDLLEDFLEYEGYKYERIDGGITGGLRQEAIDRFNAPGAQQFCFLLSTRAGGLGINLATADTVIIYDSDWNPHNDIQAFSRAHRIGQNKKVMIYRFVTRASVEERITQVAKRKMMLTHLVVRPGLGSKSGSMTKQELDDILKFGTEELFKDDVEGMMSQGQRPVTPIPDVQSSKGGALAASAKKKHGSTPPGDSKDVEDSSVIHYDDAAISKLLDRNQDATDDTELQNMNEYLSSFKVAQYVVREEDGVEEVEREIIKQEENVDPDYWEKLLRHHYEQQQEDLARNLGKGKRVRKQVNYNDASQEDQEWQDELSDNQSEYSIGSEDEDEDFEERPEGQSGRRQSRRQLKSDRDKPLPPLLARVGGNIEVLGFNARQRKAFLNAIMRWGMPPQDAFNSHWLVRDLRGKSEKEFRAYVSLFMRHLCEPGADGAETFADGVPREGLSRQHVLTRIGVMSLVRKKVQEFEHVNGKYSTPDLLPEGPEGKKPGEVISSDPNTPVPASPAHLLPAPLGLPDKMEAQLGYLEEKELGAQKPKKPPEIQALPTALDRAEGEDKHESSDGKERAREDRPEEMEKAQPSPEQLLKEEVLAEKEKILDKLELSLTHSRGDGSDFRPDDTKAEEKEPIETQQNGDKEEDEEGKREDKIGKFKFMFNIADGGFTELHTLWQNEERAAVSSGKIYDIWHRRHDYWLLAGIVTHGYARWQDIQNDPRYMILNEPFKSEIHKGNYLEMKNKFLARRFKLLEQALVIEEQLRRAAYLNMTQDPNHPAMALNARLAEVECLAESHQHLSKESLAGNKPANAVLHKVLNQLEELLSDMKADVTRLPSMLSRIPPVAARLQMSERSILSRLTNRAGDPTIQQGAFGSSQMYSNNFGPNFRGPGPGGIVNYNQMPLGPYVTDI; from the exons ATGGCTATGAGACGGACCACCAGGACTACTGTGAGGTGTGCCAGCAGGGTGGGGAGATCATCCTGTGCGACACCTGCCCGAGGGCCTACCACCTCGTCTGCCTGGACCCAGAGCTGGAGAAAGCTCCGGAGGGCAAGTGGAGCTGTCCCCACTGT GAGAAGGAGGGGATCCAGTGGGAGCCGAAGGACGACGAcgacgaggaggaggagggcggctgcgaggaggaggaggacgaccACATGGAGTTCTGCCGCGTGTGCAAGGACGGCGGCGAGCTGCTCTGCTGCGACGCCTGCCCCTCCTCCTACCACCTGCACTGCCTCAACCCGCCGCTGCCCGAGATCCCAAACG TGTCCCCCGCTGAAGGGCAAAGTCCAGCGGATCCTGCATTGGAGGTGGAcagagcccccagcccccttCATGGTGGGGCTGCCGGGGTCCGACGTAGAGCCTGGCGTTCCACCACCCAAGCCCCTAGAGGGCATCCCGGAGAGAGAGTTTTTTGTCAAGTGGGCTGGGCTCTCCTACTGGCACTGCTCCTGGGtgaaggagctgcag CTGGAGCTCTACCACACGGTGATGTATCGCAACTACCAAAGAAAGAACGACATGGACGAGCCACCGCCCTTTGACTATGGCTCTGGCGATGAGGATGGCAAGAGcgagaaaaggaagaacaaagaccCCCTCTATGCCAAGATGGAGGAGCGCTTCTACCGCTACGGCATCAAGCCCGAGTGGATGATGGTCCACCGCATCCTGAACCACAG CTTCGACAAAAAGGGGGATGTGCATTACCTGATCAAGTGGAAGGACCTGCCCTACGACCAGTGCACCTGGGAGATTGACGACATTGACATCCCCTACTACGACAACCTGAAGCAGGCCTACTGGGGCCACAG GGAATTGATGCTGGGGGAGGACGCCAGGCTGCCCAAGAGGCTGGTCAAGAAGGGCAAGAAGCTGAAGGACGACAAACAGGAGAAGCCCCCGGACACGCCCATTGTGGAT CCCACGGTCAAGTTTGACAAGCAGCCGTGGTACATCGACTCCACGGGCGGCACACTGCACCCGTACCAGCTGGAGGGCCTTAACTGGCTGCGCTTTTCCTGGGCCCAGGGCACCGACACCATCCTGGCCGATGAGATGGGTCTGGGCAAGACAGTGCAGACCATCGTCTTCCTCTACTCCCTGTACAAGGAG GGCCACTCCAAGGGGCCCTACCTGGTCAGTGCGCCCCTGTCCACCATCATCAACTGGGAACGTGAGTTTGAGATGTGGGCGCCCGACTTCTACGTGGTCACCTACACGGGGGACAAGGAGAGCCGCTCTGTGATCCGGGAGAACGAGTTTTCGTTTGAGGACAATGCCATTCGGAGTGGGAAGAAGGTGTTCCGGATGAAG aaAGAAGTGCAGATCAAATTCCATGTCCTGCTCACCTCCTACGAGCTCATCACCATCGACCAGGCCATCCTGGGCTCCATTGAGTGGGCCTGCCTCGTGGTGGATGAGGCCCACCGGCTCAAGAACAACCAGTCCAAG TTCTTTAGGGTCCTGAACAGCTACAAGATCGATTACAAGCTGCTGCTGACGGGGACCCCCCTTCAGAACAACCTGGAGGAGCTCTTCCACCTGCTCAATTTCCTGACTCCAGAGAGGTTCAA CAacctggagggcttcctggaggagtttGCCGACATCTCCAAGGAAGACCAGATCAAGAAGCTGCATGACCTGCTGGGGCCGCACATGCTAAGGCGGCTCAAGGCTGATGTGTTCAAGAACATGCCGGCCAAGACTGAGCTGATCGTCCGCGTGGAACTGAGCCAGATGCAGAA GAAGTACTACAAGTTCATCCTCACGCGGAACTTCGAGGCGCTGAACTCCAAGGGGGGTGGGAACCAGGTGTCGCTGCTCAACATCATGATGGACCTGAAGAAGTGTTGCAACCACCCTTACCTCTTCCCAGTGGCCGCTGTG GAGGCCCCTGTCCTGCCCAATGGCTCCTATGATGGCAGCTCTCTGGTCAAGTCTTCAGGGAAGCTCATGTTGCTGCAGAAGATGCTCAAGAAACTTCGGGACGAAGGGCACCGTGTACTTATCTTCTCCCAG ATGACCAAGATGCTGGACCTcctggaggacttcctggagTATGAGGGCTACAAATATGAGCGGATTGATGGTGGCATCACCGGGGGCCTCCGGCAAGAGGCGATTGACAGATTCAACG CCCCTGGGGCCCAGCAGTTCTGCTTCCTCCTCTCGACCCGGGCAGGTGGTCTGGGCATCAACCTGGCCACGGCGGACACGGTCATCATCTACGACTCAGACTGGAACCCGCACAACGACATCCAG GCCTTCAGTCGCGCCCACCGCATCGGGCAGAACAAGAAGGTGATGATCTACCGCTTCGTGACGCGGGCCTCGGTGGAGGAGCGTATCACGCAGGTGGCCAAGCGCAAGATGATGCTAACCCATCTGGTGGTGCGGCCTGGCCTGGGCTCCAAGTCCGGCTCCATGACCAAGCAGGAGCTGGACGACATCCTCAAGTTCGGCACAGAGGAGCTCTTCAAGGACGACGTGGAGG GCATGATGTCTCAGGGCCAGAGGCCCGTCACGCCCATCCCTGACGTCCAGTCCTCCAAAGGGGGAGCCCTGGCCGCCAGCGCGAAGAAAAAGCACGGCAGCACCCCGCCAG GTGACAGCAAGGACGTGGAGGACAGCAGTGTGATCCACTATGATGATGCGGCCATCTCCAAGCTACTGGACCGCAACCAAGACGCCACGGACGACACGGAGCTGCAGAACATGAACGAATACCTGAGCTCCTTCAAGGTGGCGCAGTACGTCGTGCGCGAGGAGGACGGCGTG GAGGAGGTGGAGCGGGAGATCATCAAGCAGGAGGAGAACGTGGACCCCGACTACTGGGAGAAGCTGCTCCGGCACCACTACGAGCAGCAGCAGGAGGACCTGGCCCGCAACCTGGGCAAAGGCAAGCGCGTCCGCAAGCAGGTCAACTACAACGACGCCTCCCAGGAGGACCAGG AGTGGCAGGACGAGCTCTCAGACAACCAGTCCGAATACTCCATTGGATCCGAGGATGAGGACGAGGACTTTGAAGAAAGGCCGGAAGGGCAGA GTGGACGGCGACAATCCAGGAGGCAGCTGAAGAGCGACAGGGACAAGCCCCTGCCCCCGCTTCTCGCCCGGGTTGGCGGCAACATTGAG GTGCTGGGCTTCAACGCCCGACAGCGGAAGGCCTTTTTGAACGCCATCATGCGCTGGGGCATGCCCCCCCAGGACGCCTTCAACTCCCACTGGCTGGTGCGGGACCTTCGCGGGAAGAGTGAGAAGGAGTTTAG agcctaTGTGTCCCTCTTCATGCGGCACCTGTGTGAGCCGGGGGCTGACGGCGCGGAGACCTTCGCAGACGGTGTGCCCCGCGAGGGCCTCTCCAGGCAGCACGTGCTCACGCGCATCGGGGTCATGTCACTAGTTAGGAAGAAG gtTCAGGAGTTTGAGCACGTCAATGGGAAGTACAGCACCCCGGATTTGCTCCCTGAGGGGCCCGAGGGCAAGAAGCCAGGCGAGGTCATCTCCTCGGATCCCAACACACCGGTGCccgccagccctgcccaccttcTGCCTGCCCCGCTGGGCCTGCCAG ACAAAATGGAAGCCCAGCTGGGCTACTTGGAAGAAAAGGAGCTGGGGGCGCAGAAGCCAAAGAAGCCCCCAGAAATCCAG GCCCTGCCAACTGCCCTGGACAGAGCGGAGGGTGAGGACAAGCATGAGAGCTCGGATGGCAAGGAGAGGGCCCGAGAGGATCGACCGGAGGAGATGGAGAAGGCCCAGCCCTCCCCAGAGCAGCTGCTGAAAG AAGAAGTGCTTGCTGAGAAGGAGAAGATTCTGGACAAGTTGGAGCTGAGCTTGACTCACAGCAGAGGCGATGGCAGTGATTTCAGGCCAG ATGACACCAAAGCCGAGGAGAAGGAGCCCATTGAAACACAGCAAAATGGTGACAAAGAGGAAGatgaggaggggaagagggaggacaAGATCGGGAAGTTCAAGTTCATGTTCAACATTGCAGACGGGGGCTTCACAG AGCTACACACACTGTGGCAGAACGAGGAACGTGCTGCTGTGTCCTCGGGGAAAATCTACGACATCTGGCACCGGCGCCATGACTACTGGCTGCTGGCGGGCATCGTGAC GCACGGCTATGCCCGTTGGCAGGACATCCAGAACGACCCGAGATACATGATCCTCAACGAGCCCTTCAAGTCCGAGATCCACAAGGGCAACTACCTGGAGATGAAGAACAAGTTCCTGGCGCGCAGGTTCAAG ctgctGGAGCAGGCGCTGGTCATCGAGGAGCAACTCCGGAGGGCCGCGTACCTCAACATGACCCAGGACCCCAACCACCCCGCCATGGCCCTCAATGCCCGCCTGGCCGAGGTGGAGTGCCTTGCCGAGAGCCACCAGCACCTGTCCAAGGAGTCCCTCGCCGGGAACAAGCCTGCCAATGCCGTCCTGCACAAGG tccTGAACCAGCTGGAGGAGCTGCTGAGCGACATGAAGGCGGATGTGACGCGCCTGCCCTCCATGCTGTCCCGCATCCCCCCGGTGGCTGCCCGTCTCCAGATGTCAGAGCGCAGCATCCTGAGCCGCCTGACCAACCGAGCCGGGGACCCCACCATTCAGCAG GGCGCTTTCGGCTCTTCCCAGATGTACAGCAACAACTTTGGGCCCAACTTCCGGGGCCCTGGACCGGGAGGGATTGTCAACTACAACCAGATGCCCCTGGGGCCCTATGTGACCG ATATCTAG